From a region of the Haematobia irritans isolate KBUSLIRL chromosome 4, ASM5000362v1, whole genome shotgun sequence genome:
- the LOC142234976 gene encoding mpv17-like protein 2, which translates to MTTRIIYLFIFPFVEMGSVFLRGNLSRLLCIRGYSKTFNVPSNQFILKKAPVPSVNHILPFQSKRLRHNTFRDIRLLWRNVFGKYLLVTNILGSGILMVVGDVAAQEIEHRKGEKSERFDLSRIGRMFIVGALLGPLHHYVYAWMDKVMPIANLKNIVKKILIDQLIMSPACILIFFYSACYLERKNVKETNEELRQKFLFIYCMDWLLWPGAQYFNFRYLDTKYRVTFVNICTALYNIFMSYMKHDY; encoded by the coding sequence ATGACAACgcgcattatttatttatttatatttccttTTGTTGAAATGGGTTCCGTATTTTTGAGAGGAAATCTTTCGAGACTTTTGTGTATACGGGGATACTCAAAAACTTTCAATGTACCATCgaatcaatttattttaaagaaggcaCCAGTTCCTTCCGTGAATCACATTTTGCCATTTCAATCCAAAAGATTAAGACACAATACATTTCGTGACATTCGGTTATTATGGAGAAATGTTTTTGGAAAGTATTTACTTGTGACTAATATTTTAGGGTCTGGAATACTCATGGTTGTTGGCGATGTTGCGGCTCAAGAAATTGAACATCGGAAAGGCGAAAAATCCGAACGCTTTGACTTGTCGAGAATAGGGAGAATGTTTATTGTGGGAGCTTTGCTGGGACCTTTGCATCATTATGTATACGCTTGGATGGACAAAGTAATGCCTATTGCGAATTTAAAGAACATTGTGAAGAAAATACTTATAGATCAACTGATTATGTCACCTGCGTGCATTCTAATATTTTTCTATTCAGCCTGTTATTTGGAGAGAAAAAACGTGAAGGAAACCAACGAAGAACTACGTCAAAAGTTTCTCTTTATATATTGTATGGATTGGTTGCTTTGGCCAGGTGCCCAATATTTTAATTTCCGTTATTTGGACACTAAATATCGTGTTACATTTGTTAATATCTGCACCGCTCTATACAATATATTCATGTCATATATGAAACATGATTATTAA
- the PIG-B gene encoding phosphatidylinositol glycan anchor biosynthesis class B isoform X1, with amino-acid sequence MNLFLVFLLCFLVRLSSVFVVKTFYVPDEYWQSLEVAHKITFGYGHLTWEWVHGIRSYVYPMLIAGVYKLLALLSLDTVQLLVLIPRILQATLSSYSDYRFFIWTGKKKWGLFLIISSWFWFYTGSRTLSNTLESSLTTIGLSYFPWYGEGITYLWPAILCCFLRPTAAIIWLPLIFYHLRKSKFSWTELIFKRYLVIGVLVATVVVGLDSYMHGHILITPYEFLKYNVFQNIGSFYGSHPWYWYFTVGLPTTLGITFLPFLFGIIETIRHHDTFPVRKYLLTTIFLALAVLSAVEHKEFRFVSVLMPLCLYIASDTLTRWSYKASSLLLWIVAILIVVGNAIPAWYLSTVHQRGPIDVMVQLGDIASEYRSEQNRPANILFLMPCHSTPYYSHIHQNVTMRFLTCEPNLKQIPNYKDEAELFFDSPVHWLRSHIPSYPRSAKPTHVVLYEPLAEIINEFLLDYKQLYRIDNAEVNHNIDSKNILNEWFIHMKEIQLNVDFLLQYINSRTGKHILIYQRLREGEENTFNRNEFHREVETPILSEFEDNFVTNEFETERNLFN; translated from the exons atgaACCTGTTTTTGGTATTTCTGCTATGTTTTCTTGTGCGTTTATCTTCTGTGTTCGTAGTCAAAACATTCTACGTTCCTGATGAATACTGGCAGAGTCTTGAAGTGGCGCATAAAATTACCTTCGG TTATGGTCATCTTACTTGGGAATGGGTCCATGGAATAAGAAGCTACGTTTATCCAATGCTAATAGCTGGTGTCTATAAACTCTTGGCGTTGCTCAGTTTAGACACAGTACAATTGTTAGTGTTAATACCCCGCATTTTACAGGCCACCTTGTCGTCATACTCAGACTATCGCTTTTTTATTTGGACTGGAAAAAAGAAATGGGGCCTATTTCTGATTATTTCCTCGTGGTTCTGGTTCTACACAGGATCTCGGACGTTAAGTAACACGTTGGAATCATCGTTGACTACCATTGGGTTGAGCTACTTCCCTTGGTATGGTGAAGGAATAACATACCTATGGCCTGCcattttatgttgttttttaAGACCAACAGCAGCAATAATTTGGTTACcattaatattttatcatttACGGAAATCAAAATTCTCATGGACCGAATTGATTTTTAAACGCTATTTGGTGATTGG TGTATTGGTGGCCACAGTTGTGGTTGGATTAGACTCGTACATGCACGGGCATATTCTTATCACCCCATATGAATTCTTGAAATATAACGTATTTCAAAACATTGGAAGTTTCTATGGGTCACATCCTTG GTACTGGTATTTCACCGTCGGTCTACCCACCACTTTGGGAATAACTTTCTTACCTTTCCTGTTTGGTATAATCGAAACTATTAGACACCATGATACATTTCCAGTGCGAAAATACCTGCTGACTACAATATTCCTAGCTCTTGCTGTTTTAAGCGCAGTTGAACACAAGGAGTTCCGGTTTGTAAGTGTGTTGATGCCATTGTGTTTATATATTGCCTCAGACACATTAACAAGATGGAGTTACAAAGCCTCAAG TTTACTTTTGTGGATTGTGGCTATTCTTATTGTTGTTGGGAACGCCATACCTGCTTGGTATTTGAGCACTGTACATCAAAGGGGGCCAATTGATGTGATGGTACAGCTTGGTGATATCGCGTCCGAATACCGGAGTGAACAGAATCGCCCCgccaatatattatttttaatgcctTGTCACTCAACACCGTATTATAG TCATATCCATCAAAACGTCACCATGCGATTTTTGACATGTGAACCAAACCTAAAGCAAATTCCAAATTACAAAGATGAAGCTGAGTTGTTTTTTGATTCTCCAGTGCATTGGCTACGTTCTCACATCCCTTCATATCCACGATCTGCCAAACCCACACATGTGGTATTGTATGAACCCTTGGCTGAAATAATTAATGAGTTTCTATTGGACTATAAACAATTGTATAGGATTGACAATGCCGAGGTAAACCACAATATTGATTCCAAAAATATCCTCAATGAATGGTTCATACACATGAAGGAGATACAGTTAAATGTTGATTTTCTTTTACAGTATATAAATTCAAGAACCGGAAAGCATATTCTGATCTACCAACGATTGCGTGAAGGTGAAGAAAATACATTTAATCGCAATGAATTCCACAGGGAAGTAGAAACCCCAATATTGTCTGAATTCGAAGATAATTTTGTTACGAACGAATTTGAGACTGAAAGAAATCTCTTTAATTAA
- the LOC142234214 gene encoding transmembrane protein 267 isoform X1, which produces MAYCLKQSRRRLSLVLWEREINIKIFTGSPSFCGNYLPNTSILFTCYFKILNNLSILSLKKSMPGSKDFVYFKHFGIDSEPKKRRIQVYTTNICINMMVYMRIIVATLTCLTCLLGDNFVEINQNPLLKALADNATHAAIGALSGIAFAVQFYEKTSNIFGWLLIFICFTCSSLIDVDHFIAAKSWNLEDATNLTRRPFLHCSTIAALILIAYICTSSLNYLKSSLILGTLLCAFITHHSRDAVRRGYWFYPWGNTEKISNLSYIIITLFTPYLVGYVHMICRSTDIQQFLSQYINMHENNHKDVRGYRYMQV; this is translated from the exons ATGGCTTACTGTCTAAAACAATCTAGAAGAAGACTCAGCCTTGTTCTCTGGGAAAGAGaaataaatatcaaaatttttactggaagtccttcgttttgtgggaactACCTTccaaacacctctattttatttacttgttattttaaaatattaaataatctaaGCATCCTTtcgctgaaaaaaagcatgcccggttccaaagattttgtctactttaaacattttggtattgattccgagccaaagaagcggagaatacaa GTATACACAACGAACATATGTATTAACATGATGGTCTACATGCGAATAATAGTCGCGACTCTAACTTGTTTAACTTGCTTGCTCGGGgataatttcgttgaaatcaatCAAAATCCTTTATTAAAAGCATTAGCCGATAATGCAACCCATGCCGCCATCGGTGCATTATCTGGGATAGCATTTGCTGTTCAATTTTATGAGAAGACCTCTAATATTTTCGGTTGGCTGCTAATTTTTATATGCTTTACATGTTCATCTTTAattgatgtggaccattttataGCAGCGAAAAGTTGGAATTTAGAG GATGCTACTAACCTAACGCGCCGACCTTTCCTTCACTGTTCTACAATTGCTGCTCTCATTTTAATAGCTTATATATGCACATCTTCTCTGAACTATCTTAAATCAAGCCTCATACTTGGCACATTGTTGTGTGCCTTTATAACACACCATTCAAGGGACGCTGTTAGACGTGGATACTGGTTTTACCCTTGGGGAAACACGGAAAAAATATCAAATCTATCTTATATCATAATCACCTTATTTACGCCATATTTAGTAGGTTATGTACACATGATTTGCCGTTCAACAGATATACAACAATTTTTAAGCCAGTATATAAACATGCATGAAAATAATCACAAAGATGTTAGAGGATATCGCTATATGCAGGTATAA
- the LOC142234214 gene encoding transmembrane protein 267 isoform X3 yields MMVYMRIIVATLTCLTCLLGDNFVEINQNPLLKALADNATHAAIGALSGIAFAVQFYEKTSNIFGWLLIFICFTCSSLIDVDHFIAAKSWNLEDATNLTRRPFLHCSTIAALILIAYICTSSLNYLKSSLILGTLLCAFITHHSRDAVRRGYWFYPWGNTEKISNLSYIIITLFTPYLVGYVHMICRSTDIQQFLSQYINMHENNHKDVRGYRYMQV; encoded by the exons ATGATGGTCTACATGCGAATAATAGTCGCGACTCTAACTTGTTTAACTTGCTTGCTCGGGgataatttcgttgaaatcaatCAAAATCCTTTATTAAAAGCATTAGCCGATAATGCAACCCATGCCGCCATCGGTGCATTATCTGGGATAGCATTTGCTGTTCAATTTTATGAGAAGACCTCTAATATTTTCGGTTGGCTGCTAATTTTTATATGCTTTACATGTTCATCTTTAattgatgtggaccattttataGCAGCGAAAAGTTGGAATTTAGAG GATGCTACTAACCTAACGCGCCGACCTTTCCTTCACTGTTCTACAATTGCTGCTCTCATTTTAATAGCTTATATATGCACATCTTCTCTGAACTATCTTAAATCAAGCCTCATACTTGGCACATTGTTGTGTGCCTTTATAACACACCATTCAAGGGACGCTGTTAGACGTGGATACTGGTTTTACCCTTGGGGAAACACGGAAAAAATATCAAATCTATCTTATATCATAATCACCTTATTTACGCCATATTTAGTAGGTTATGTACACATGATTTGCCGTTCAACAGATATACAACAATTTTTAAGCCAGTATATAAACATGCATGAAAATAATCACAAAGATGTTAGAGGATATCGCTATATGCAGGTATAA
- the LOC142234214 gene encoding transmembrane protein 267 isoform X2 encodes MVYTTNICINMMVYMRIIVATLTCLTCLLGDNFVEINQNPLLKALADNATHAAIGALSGIAFAVQFYEKTSNIFGWLLIFICFTCSSLIDVDHFIAAKSWNLEDATNLTRRPFLHCSTIAALILIAYICTSSLNYLKSSLILGTLLCAFITHHSRDAVRRGYWFYPWGNTEKISNLSYIIITLFTPYLVGYVHMICRSTDIQQFLSQYINMHENNHKDVRGYRYMQV; translated from the exons atg GTATACACAACGAACATATGTATTAACATGATGGTCTACATGCGAATAATAGTCGCGACTCTAACTTGTTTAACTTGCTTGCTCGGGgataatttcgttgaaatcaatCAAAATCCTTTATTAAAAGCATTAGCCGATAATGCAACCCATGCCGCCATCGGTGCATTATCTGGGATAGCATTTGCTGTTCAATTTTATGAGAAGACCTCTAATATTTTCGGTTGGCTGCTAATTTTTATATGCTTTACATGTTCATCTTTAattgatgtggaccattttataGCAGCGAAAAGTTGGAATTTAGAG GATGCTACTAACCTAACGCGCCGACCTTTCCTTCACTGTTCTACAATTGCTGCTCTCATTTTAATAGCTTATATATGCACATCTTCTCTGAACTATCTTAAATCAAGCCTCATACTTGGCACATTGTTGTGTGCCTTTATAACACACCATTCAAGGGACGCTGTTAGACGTGGATACTGGTTTTACCCTTGGGGAAACACGGAAAAAATATCAAATCTATCTTATATCATAATCACCTTATTTACGCCATATTTAGTAGGTTATGTACACATGATTTGCCGTTCAACAGATATACAACAATTTTTAAGCCAGTATATAAACATGCATGAAAATAATCACAAAGATGTTAGAGGATATCGCTATATGCAGGTATAA
- the PIG-B gene encoding phosphatidylinositol glycan anchor biosynthesis class B isoform X2, with product MNLFLVFLLCFLVRLSSVFVVKTFYVPDEYWQSLEVAHKITFGYGHLTWEWVHGIRSYVYPMLIAGVYKLLALLSLDTVQLLVLIPRILQATLSSYSDYRFFIWTGKKKWGLFLIISSWFWFYTGSRTLSNTLESSLTTIGLSYFPWYGEGITYLWPAILCCFLRPTAAIIWLPLIFYHLRKSKFSWTELIFKRYLVIGVLVATVVVGLDSYMHGHILITPYEFLKYNVFQNIGSFYGSHPWYWYFTVGLPTTLGITFLPFLFGIIETIRHHDTFPVRKYLLTTIFLALAVLSAVEHKEFRFVSVLMPLCLYIASDTLTRWSYKASSLLLWIVAILIVVGNAIPAWYLSTVHQRGPIDVMVQLGDIASEYRSEQNRPANILFLMPCHSTPYYSHIHQNVTMRFLTCEPNLKQIPNYKDEAELFFDSPVHWLRSHIPSYPRSAKPTHVVLYEPLAEIINEFLLDYKQLYRIDNAEYINSRTGKHILIYQRLREGEENTFNRNEFHREVETPILSEFEDNFVTNEFETERNLFN from the exons atgaACCTGTTTTTGGTATTTCTGCTATGTTTTCTTGTGCGTTTATCTTCTGTGTTCGTAGTCAAAACATTCTACGTTCCTGATGAATACTGGCAGAGTCTTGAAGTGGCGCATAAAATTACCTTCGG TTATGGTCATCTTACTTGGGAATGGGTCCATGGAATAAGAAGCTACGTTTATCCAATGCTAATAGCTGGTGTCTATAAACTCTTGGCGTTGCTCAGTTTAGACACAGTACAATTGTTAGTGTTAATACCCCGCATTTTACAGGCCACCTTGTCGTCATACTCAGACTATCGCTTTTTTATTTGGACTGGAAAAAAGAAATGGGGCCTATTTCTGATTATTTCCTCGTGGTTCTGGTTCTACACAGGATCTCGGACGTTAAGTAACACGTTGGAATCATCGTTGACTACCATTGGGTTGAGCTACTTCCCTTGGTATGGTGAAGGAATAACATACCTATGGCCTGCcattttatgttgttttttaAGACCAACAGCAGCAATAATTTGGTTACcattaatattttatcatttACGGAAATCAAAATTCTCATGGACCGAATTGATTTTTAAACGCTATTTGGTGATTGG TGTATTGGTGGCCACAGTTGTGGTTGGATTAGACTCGTACATGCACGGGCATATTCTTATCACCCCATATGAATTCTTGAAATATAACGTATTTCAAAACATTGGAAGTTTCTATGGGTCACATCCTTG GTACTGGTATTTCACCGTCGGTCTACCCACCACTTTGGGAATAACTTTCTTACCTTTCCTGTTTGGTATAATCGAAACTATTAGACACCATGATACATTTCCAGTGCGAAAATACCTGCTGACTACAATATTCCTAGCTCTTGCTGTTTTAAGCGCAGTTGAACACAAGGAGTTCCGGTTTGTAAGTGTGTTGATGCCATTGTGTTTATATATTGCCTCAGACACATTAACAAGATGGAGTTACAAAGCCTCAAG TTTACTTTTGTGGATTGTGGCTATTCTTATTGTTGTTGGGAACGCCATACCTGCTTGGTATTTGAGCACTGTACATCAAAGGGGGCCAATTGATGTGATGGTACAGCTTGGTGATATCGCGTCCGAATACCGGAGTGAACAGAATCGCCCCgccaatatattatttttaatgcctTGTCACTCAACACCGTATTATAG TCATATCCATCAAAACGTCACCATGCGATTTTTGACATGTGAACCAAACCTAAAGCAAATTCCAAATTACAAAGATGAAGCTGAGTTGTTTTTTGATTCTCCAGTGCATTGGCTACGTTCTCACATCCCTTCATATCCACGATCTGCCAAACCCACACATGTGGTATTGTATGAACCCTTGGCTGAAATAATTAATGAGTTTCTATTGGACTATAAACAATTGTATAGGATTGACAATGCCGAG TATATAAATTCAAGAACCGGAAAGCATATTCTGATCTACCAACGATTGCGTGAAGGTGAAGAAAATACATTTAATCGCAATGAATTCCACAGGGAAGTAGAAACCCCAATATTGTCTGAATTCGAAGATAATTTTGTTACGAACGAATTTGAGACTGAAAGAAATCTCTTTAATTAA